From a region of the Arachis ipaensis cultivar K30076 chromosome B09, Araip1.1, whole genome shotgun sequence genome:
- the LOC107617752 gene encoding protein PHOTOPERIOD-INDEPENDENT EARLY FLOWERING 1 isoform X3, giving the protein MMAFKGPKNKFDHEHKPKPKRQKALEAPKEPRRPKTHWDHVLEEMVWLSKDFESERKWKLAQAKKVALRASKGMLDQATRGEKKMKEEEQRLRKVALNISKDVKKFWTKIEKLVLYKHQMELDEKKKKALDKQLEFLLGQTERYSSMLAKNLVDPYKPVEKSSAEHHMSSQYKDIDTDIINEPEEADVEHQLDAPDDDEEYDVQSDDESEDDEQTLEEDEAHITKEERQEELAALNDEIDLPIEELLKRYGGRNENGDALCTKETGTGDSGMDPGRRCGESVGDVATPVNNGDVAIPINNQSENIKEVSSEMANEDTTHGFTDEEDDGDFLQTTEDKDDETTLSEEEKLEKVDIIDPNDEIALLQKESDMPIEELLARYKKDLSDDGHGDESDYASPLSEHHEDSSSNEDSGQKDVAVPMEEDIKSENLPAVQPQEKEWEVPHETSEKGEGEYNISDAAAAARSAQPTGITFSTTKVRTKFPFLLKYSLREYQHIGLDWLVTMYEKRLNGILADEMGLGKTIMTIALLAHLACEKGIWGPHLIVVPTSVMLNWETEFLKWCPAFKILTYFGSAKERKHKRQGWLKPNSFHVCITTYRLVIQDSKVFKRKKWKYLILDEAHLIKNWKSQRWQTLLNFNSKRRILLTGTPLQNDLMELWSLMHFLMPHVFQSHQEFKDWFCNPISGMVEGEEKVNKEVVDRLHNVLRPFLLRRLKRDVEKQLPSKHEHVIYCRLSKRQRNLYEDFIASSETQATLASANFFGMISIIMQLRKVCNHPDLFEGRPIVSSFDMSGIDVQLSSSICSMLFPNPFSIVDLKGLGLLFTHLEYSMTSWESDEVQAIETPSSLIMERTDKGDLEVIKPWSKCRKKLQGTNIFEEIRKAIWEERLKEAKERAAAIAWWNSLRCKRKPIYSTSLRNLVTLKHPVYDIHQVKENPVSYLYSSKLADIVLSPVERFQRMTDVVESFMFAIPAARAPSPVCWCSRSGATVFLHPSYKQKCSEVLSPLLSPIRPAVVRRQVYFPDRRLIQFDCGKLQELAILLRKLKSEGHRALIFTQMTKMLDVLEAFINLYGYTYMRLDGSTQPEERQTLMQRFNTNPKYFLFILSTRSGGVGINLVGADTVIFYDSDWNPAMDQQAQDRCHRIGQTREVHIYRLISESTIEENILKKANQKRALDNLVIQSGGYNTEFFKKLDPMELFSGHRTLQIKNMLEKSQNNGEVSVTNADLEAALKCVEDEADYNALKKVEEEDAVDNQEFTEEAIGRLEEDEYGNEDDMKDDEPAEFGESVSNLSKQNAVMSNGDPKEDAMATVSLKEDDVDMLADVKQMAAAGQAISAFENKLRPIDRYAIRFLELWDPVIDKTALESEVRIEDTEWELDRIERYKEEMEAEIDEDEEPLVYEKWDADFATEAYRQQVETLAQHQLMEELEYEAKQKAEAEEENSKKTPGDSKPKPKKKPKKAKFKSLKKGSLNSGTRPVKEEPQAEPMTIDDDVVSSLALVSPNSAMQKKRKKPKFTSDGEEEKRSKKSKKSKRDLPDVFASDLDSNLLVMHDENAETLVENEQKTSSRNKMGGKISITPMPVKWILMIKPEKVKKGNLWSKDCIPPADTWLPQEDAVLCAVVHEYGSNWSLVSETLYGMTAGGAYRGRYRHPVHCCERFRELFQKYVLYSVDATNNEKTNNAGSGKALLKVTEENIRMLLDVASVQPNRELLLQKHFYALLSCIWKLSSHADRRQNPSATSNGLCFDKSFFSSVGQHSQNSLKKSSERMTFSNSAQCKKLVASALDDTRGRQESDQTLLSNCSEDKPMQVSTDQMDITLEFQKEESDALPSFPSVINLSIQDTELLPSVNKQTGEDGHFRVFTSIAENRFREAARACKEDSSAWASSAFPTNDTRSKPGSRIQSLGKQKFSNTDTAKPSKSKSKRAFTDPSETNHQQTDPSFLSMPSLKDLRFDLNAASTMDDIVVDDLPSSSLPFVLDVENSFDETESFGAVPHDYVAGLISDLDDCTSFPEFNDIG; this is encoded by the exons ATGATGGCATTCAAAGGTCCCAAGAACAAATTTGATCATGAGCATAAACCTAAACCTAAACGACAAAAG GCACTTGAAGCTCCAAAGGAGCCTCGACGACCGAAAACTCATTGGGACCATGTATTAGAAGAGATGGTGTGGTTGTCAAAG GACTTTGAATCAGAGAGGAAATGGAAACTAGCTCAGGCCAAGAAAGTTGCTTTGAGAGCCAGCAAAGGCATGTTAGATCAGGCTACCAGAGGTGAAAAGAAGATGAAG GAAGAAGAGCAACGCTTACGGAAAGTTGCGCTAAATATTTCTAAGGATGTTAAGAAGTTCTGGACAAAAATAGAAAAGCTG GTTCTTTATAAGCACCAAATGGAGCTTGacgagaagaagaaaaaggcacTTGACAAACAGCTTGAGTTTCTTTTAGGGCAAACTGAGAG GTACTCGTCAATGCTGGCAAAGAATCTTGTGGATCCTTATAAACCGGTTGAGAAAAGTTCTGCTGAGCATCACATGAGTAGTCAATACAAGGATATAGATACAGACATTATCAATGAACCCGAGGAAGCTGATGTTG AGCATCAGTTGGATGCacctgatgatgatgaagaatatGATGTACAATCTGATGATGAATCG GAGGATGATGAGCAAACCCTTGAGGAGGATGAGGCCCATATAACCAAAGAAGAAAGACAAGAGGAATTGGCAGCTTTGAATGATGAAATTGATCTTCCAATTGAGGAGTTACTCAAGCGTTATGGTGGCAGGAATG AAAATGGAGATGCTTTATGCACCAAGGAAACTGGTACAGGCGACTCTGGCATGGACCCTGGTCGACGCTGT GGAGAAAGTGTTGGTGACGTAGCTACTCCAGTAAACAATGGTGATGTTGCTATTCCGATAAACAATCAATCTGAAAATATTAAGGAGGTTTCTAGTGAGATGGCTAATGAAGATACTACCCATGGCTTTACTGATGAAGAG GATGATGGTGACTTCTTGCAAACAACAGAGGACAAG GATGATGAAACAACCTTATCCGAGGAGGAAAAATTGGAAAAAGTAGATATCATTGATCCCAATGATGAG ATTGCATTATTGCAAAAGGAGAGTGACATGCCTATTGAGGAACTACTTGCAAGGTATAAAAAG GACCTGAGTGATGATGGACATGGGGATGAATCTGATTATGCTTCTCCTTTATCTGAGCACCATGAGGACTCTTCAAGCAATGAAGATTCTGGACAGAAGGATGTTGCTGTCCCTATGGAAGAAGATATCAAGTCTGAGAACCTTCCTGCTGTTCAACCTCAGGAAAAAGAATGGGAAGTACCTCATGAAACTTCAGAAAAAGGAGAAGGCGAGTATAATATATCTGACGCAGCTGCTGCAGCAAGATCAGCTCAACCAACTGGAATCACCTTCTCTACAACTAAAGTGCGTACAAAGTTCCCTTTTCTACTGAAGTACTCTCTTCGCGAGTACCaacacattggattagattggctTGTCACAATGTATGAAAAGAGACTGAATGGAATTTTGGCCGATGAAATGGGGCTTGGCAAAACAATTATGACTATAGCTTTGCTTGCTCATCTTGCTTGTGAAAAGGGAATATGGGGTCCACATCTAATCGTGGTGCCAACTAGTGTGATGCTTAACTGGGAGACTGAATTTCTGAAATGGTGTCCTGCTTTCAAAATTTTAACTTACTTTGGGAGTGCAAAGGAGCGGAAACATAAAAGACAAGGATGGTTGAAACCAAACTCATTTCATGTGTGCATAACAACCTATAGATTAGTCATTCAGGATTCCAAAGTTTTTAAGCGCAAAAAGTGGAAATACTTGATCTTAGATGAAGCTCATCTCATTAAAAACTGGAAGTCACAGAGATGGCAAACACTCTTGAATTTCAACTCAAAACGGCGTATTCTCTTGACTGGCACACCATTGCAGAATGATCTCATGGAGCTGTGGTCTCTCATGCATTTTTTGATGCCACATGTCTTCCAATCTCATCAAGAGTTTAAGGATTGGTTTTGCAATCCTATATCTGGGATGGTAGAGGGAGAGGAGAAAGTTAACAAGGAGGTTGTTGATCGCCTGCATAATGTTCTTCGTCCATTCTTACTCCGCCGGTTGAAGCGAGATGTGGAAAAGCAACTTCCATCGAAACATGAGCATGTCATATACTGTAGACTGTCAAAGCGGCAGCGTAATTTATATGAAGACTTCATTGCTAGTTCAGAGACCCAAGCTACTCTTGCAAGTGCCAACTTTTTTGGGATGATTAGTATTATAATGCAACTTCGTAAGGTTTGCAATCATCCTGACCTATTTGAGGGTCGTCCTATTGTCAGTTCCTTTGACATGTCGGGTATTGATGTTCAATTAAGTTCTTCTATTTGCTCCATGCTTTTTCCTAATCCCTTTTCAATAGTAGACCTAAAAGGCTTAGGCCTCCTATTTACTCATCTTGAATATAGCATGACTTCTTGGGAGAGTGATGAAGTGCAAGCCATTGAGACCCCTTCTAGTTTAATCATGGAACGCACTGATAAGGGTGACCTGGAGGTAATTAAGCCTTGGTCAAAATGTCGAAAAAAGCTACAAGGAACAAACATTTTTGAAGAGATCCGCAAAGCAATTTGGGAAGAGAGGTTGAAAGAGGCGAAGGAACGTGCAGCAGCTATTGCATGGTGGAACTCCTTGAGGTGTAAAAGAAAACCCATCTACTCCACAAGCCTAAGGAATCTTGTTACTCTAAAGCATCCTGTATATGATATTCATCAAGTTAAGGAAAACCCTGTTTCATATTTGTACTCATCAAAGCTGGCCGACATTGTTCTATCACCAGTCGAACGATTTCAGAGGATGACTGATGTGGTTGAAAGTTTCATGTTTGCCATTCCAGCAGCACGAGCACCCTCTCCAGTTTGCTGGTGCAGCAGAAGTGGGGCAACTGTGTTTCTGCATCCATCTTACAAGCAGAAATGCTCTGAAGTTCTGTCACCATTACTGTCACCAATCAGGCCTGCAGTTGTTCGTAGGCAAGTGTATTTCCCAGATAGGCGTCTGATACAATTTGACTGCGGGAAATTGCAAGAACTCGCAATATTGTTGAGGAAATTAAAATCAGAAGGTCACCGTGCTCTGATATTTACCCAGATGACAAAGATGCTTGATGTGCTGGAAGCATTCATTAATTTGTATGGTTACACTTACATGAGATTAGATGGATCAACTCAACCAGAAGAGAGGCAGACCTTAATGCAGCGCTTTAACACTAACcccaaatattttctttttatcttgtCAACCCGTAGTGGGGGTGTTGGTATCAACCTAGTTGGAGCTGACACTGTTATTTTTTACGATAGTGACTGGAATCCAGCTATGGATCAACAGGCTCAGGATCGTTGCCACAGAATTGGTCAGACACGTGAAGTTCATATCTACAGATTGATTAGTGAAAGCACCATTGAGGAAAATATCTTAAAGAAAGCAAATCAGAAGCGTGCTCTTGACAATCTTGTAATTCAAAGTGGGGGTTATAACACTGAGTTCTTCAAGAAGCTTGATCCTATGGAACTATTTTCAGGCCATAGAACACTTCAGATTAAAAATATGCTGGAGAAATCCCAGAACAATGGGGAAGTGTCTGTAACTAATGCAGACCTAGAGGCTGCATTAAAATGTGTGGAAGATGAAGCAGATTATAATGCATTAAAGAAAGTTGAGGAGGAAGATGCTGTTGACAACCAGGAGTTTACAGAAGAAGCCATTGGGAGACTTGAAGAGGATGAGTATGGAAATGAAGATGATATGAAGGATGATGAGCCTGCTGAGTTTGGTGAATCTGTGTCCAACTTAAGTAAACAGAATGCAGTAATGTCAAATGGAGATCCCAAGGAAGATGCAATGGCCACTGTTTCTTTAAAAGAAGACGACGTTGACATGTTGGCCGATGTAAAACAGATGGCTGCAGCTGGGCAAGCTATCTCTGCCTTTGAGAATAAGTTGCGTCCTATAGATCGTTATGCCATTCGTTTTCTGGAGCTTTGGGATCCAGTTATAGATAAAACAGCCTTGGAATCTGAAGTCAGGATTGAGGACACGGAATGGGAGTTGGATCGCATTGAAAGGTATAAGGAGGAGATGGAAGCTGAAATTGATGAAGATGAGGAACCTCTTGTATATGAAA AATGGGATGCTGATTTTGCAACTGAGGCATATCGACAGCAAGTAGAGACCTTGGCTCAACATCAG TTGATGGAGGAACTAGAATATGAAGCTAAACAGAAAGCGGAAGCTGAGGAAGAAAATTCTAAAAA GACTCCTGGTGATTCAAAGCCCAAACCGAAAAAGAAACCCAAGAAAGCAAAGTTTAAATCTCTGAAGAAAGGATCTCTAAACTCTGGCACGAGACCTGTAAAAGAAGAGCCACAGGCAGAGCCAATGACTATAGATGATGATGTTGTCAGTAGTCTTGCTCTTGTATCCCCAAATTCAGCTATGCAGAAAAAACGGAAGAAACCTAAATTTACAAGTGATGGTGAGGAAGAAAAGAGATCAAAGAAGTCAAAAAAATCCAAGAGGGATCTTCCTGATGTTTTTGCTTCAGATTTAGATTCCAACTTATTAGTTATGCATGATGAAAATGCAGAGACTCTGGTTGAGAATGAACAGAAAACGTCAAGCAGAAATAAGATGGGAGGGAAAATATCCATCACTCCAATGCCAGTGAAATGGATCTTGATGATAAAACCAGAAAAAGTGAAAAAGGGAAATCTTTGGTCCAAAGATTGTATCCCACCAGCAGATACTTGGTTACCTCAGGAAGATGCAGTATTATGTGCAGTTGTTCATGAATATGGTTCTAACTGGAGTTTGGTTAGCGAAACGCTTTATGGCATGACTGCTGGTGGGGCATATCGGGGAAGATATCGTCATCCTGTCCATTGCTGTGAGAGGTTTAGAGAACTATTCCAGAAATATGTCTTATACTCGGTGGATGCCACAAATAATGAGAAGACAAACAATGCTGGTTCTGGAAAAGCCCTTCTTAAAGTTACAGAG GAGAACATTCGCATGTTGTTAGATGTTGCTTCTGTGCAACCCAATAGGGAATTACTACTGCAGAAGCACTTTTATGCACTGCTTTCTTGTATCTGGAAGCTTTCATCACATGCTGACCGAAGGCAAAATCCATCAGCTACCTCTAATGGTCTCTGTTTTGATAAGAGTTTCTTTAGTTCTGTTGGCCAGCATTCACAGAATTCCTTGAAGAAATCCTCTGAAAGGATGACATTCAGTAATTCGGCCCAGTGCAAGAAGTTAGTAGCTTCTGCACTTGATGACACCAGAGGTAGGCAAGAGAGTGACCAAACCTTACTCTCTAACTGCAGTGAAGACAAACCCATGCAAGTGAGTACAGATCAGATGGATATAACACTGGAGTTCCAGAAAGAGGAGAGTGATGCCTTGCCTTCATTTCCATCTGTTATAAATTTATCAATACAAGATACAGAACTGTTGCCATCTGTAAATAAGCAAACAGGAGAAGATGGTCACTTTAGAGTCTTTACTTCTATTGCTGAGAATCGTTTCAG GGAGGCAGCAAGAGCATGTAAGGAAGACAGTTCAGCATGGGCTTCGTCAGCATTTCCAACAAATGATACAAGATCCAAACCTGGGTCCAGGATACAATCATTGGGAAAGCAGAAGTTTTCTAACACTGACACTGCTAAGCCTTCTAAGTCAAAGTCTAAAAGAGCCTTCACTGATCCTAGTGAGACAAATCACCAACAGACTGATCCTTCATTCCTCTCAATGCCATCACTTAAAGATCTGAGATTTGATCTCAATGCAGCATCCACTATGGATGACATTGTAGTTGATGATTTGCCTAGTAGCAGTCTGCCCTTTGTCCTCGACGTGGAAAATTCATTTGATGAAACGGAGAGTTTTGGAGCAGTCCCGCATGATTATGTAGCTGGTTTAATCTCAGATCTTGATGATTGCACATCATTCCCAGAATTTAACGACATTGGTTAG